A region from the Vicia villosa cultivar HV-30 ecotype Madison, WI linkage group LG3, Vvil1.0, whole genome shotgun sequence genome encodes:
- the LOC131656061 gene encoding uncharacterized protein LOC131656061: protein MFNSTCEKSVLQIKQDDKFFSRLLSKENSISNPSFRVSVAVPFVWESQPGTPKHTFSKDTIPPLTPPPSYFNNANKKNEKKHSKSSKLFSAFLQKISFKKINWSSSPSSSPSSLSTDSAKITSATTRVSRRRFLSGGSSFDFRGVSEDDGNGSPVSTLCFGIHRSASSNSGFQNIYKRRVR from the coding sequence atgtTCAACTCCACTTGTGAGAAAAGTGTTCTTCAAATCAAACAAGATGACAAGTTTTTCTCTAGACTACTTTCAAAGGAAAATTCCATCTCTAACCCATCTTTTAGAGTTTCTGTTGCAGTTCCATTTGTTTGGGAATCTCAACCCGGAACTCCAAAACACACATTCTCTAAAGACACAATTCCCCCTCTCACACCTCCACCTTCTTATTTCAACAATGCAAAcaaaaagaatgagaaaaaacACTCTAAATCATCCAAACTCTTTTCGGCATTTCTTCAAAAAATAAGCTTCAAGAAAATCAATTGGTCATCGTCTCCCTCGTCGTCGCCTTCTTCATTGTCAACGGATTCTGCCAAAATTACGTCCGCGACCACGAGGGTGAGTAGGAGGAGATTCTTAAGCGGTGGATCGTCTTTTGATTTTAGGGGTGTAAGTGAAGATGATGGCAATGGTTCACCGGTTTCTACTTTGTGTTTTGGAATTCATCGTTCGGCTAGCTCGAACAGTGGCTTCCAAAATATCTACAAGAGGCGCGTAAGGTAA